DNA from Onychomys torridus chromosome 1, mOncTor1.1, whole genome shotgun sequence:
tatgagcctataggagccaatcttattcaaaccaccacatttctgAAAAAGTCTTaggaaaacaaattaatttaaaataaaaatgctaagtAAGTGAGAaatggtggtccatgcctgcaatcccagctcttgggaggtgaggcaggaaggtagttcaaggtcaccttcagtttatagcaagtttgaggccaacttggcctatatgaggccttgtctcaagaaaaaccaaaatggaaaatAAGTGGAATAAATAGCATTATGATGTTATACTGTAAGCAGCCAGGAAGGTGGTATCTATCACTCATGGAGAATCATGACCAAAGGTGAGGAAGGAAGTGTGAAAGCCTGAAGTCTGAGTAAAGTCAAAACACTCTCTTTGCTGTTCTTATgtccttctttctccctgcccctctttttgagacacagtttctctgtgtaacagtcctgtttgtcctggaactcactttgtagaccagggtgggctcgaactcagagatccgcctgcctctgcctcccgagtgctgggattaagggcatgcgctaccactgcacagcatattttatttatttattttggtgtttttctgCATTCAtgactgtgtgagggtgccagattccctggggctgaagcaacaggcagttgtgaactgccttgtggttgctgggaactgaactcaggtcctctggaagagcagctggtgctcttaactgctgagccgtctctccagccctcttctctGAAAGAGACAACCTCCCAAGGAATTTGCTCAGTGACATTATTTCATCCAGGCCCTTCTTCTAAGAGCTCTCAAGATCAAAACTGGAGTTCTTCCTTCTGCTAAGAACCCGTATTCAGTAGTGAAaatggggactggggagatgacttggTGGGCAAAATGCACTCATATAAAAACCATGTGTGTTAGCGTCTGCCTGAAACTCCCAGTGTTGGCAGGGATGGGTGAGGGAGACTGGTGGATTCCACTAACTCTCCACCAGCACAGGTGTGAATAAAGGCACCTCCCtaaacacctatacatatatacatacaccacacacacaagaaacaaaacaatgataatTTGATGGAaacttgtttgcttatttatttaattggagaggagtgtgtctgtgtatctgtgtgcatgtgtgtgtgtgtgtacatgtgccatggtgcatgtatgaaggtcagaggatcttcctttcaccatgtgtgtcctggggattgaactcaggtcttagcAGCAATCATCTCTTCCCATtggccatcttgctggtccctgGTGGGAATGAGTACTAACTCATTTAACCCTCAGAATAACTCTCCAAGGCAGGAACTATTcctgccccccctcccctttttcagGCAAAGAAACTGAGGTCCAGCTAATCAGCATCCTTAAGTTTTTCACTAGTACATGTTTGGATCTGTGTTTCAGGACCCGACTTGTAAGCTCTCACGACGTCATGAAGGATGAGCATCGCCCCTCATCTGTCCTTTTCCTAACATCTTGATACTACAGGAGATGGTGGGAGCTGAatagaatgttttattttgcaaTTCATTTCTCCTCAGATTATATTCTGAGCTGTCCGTGGAATGGCTGGGGACTCATCTCCTTGTGTTTCTCCATAATGACAGAACAATGCAATATAAATAATATTGGTAAATTGTCATGCAGttggaaaaatattaattttgatttttgacagtttcatacatgtgtataatatattctattattctctcctcttgctttctctttctccctcctctgcctatcAAGCTGTACCCCATGCCCAACAGTTCCCAGGTTCATGACTttcggttttgttttgtgatacgTTATCGCAACAATGGCACTAGCCACTGGAGCCTGGGAGGGGGTCGTCAGGGGGCACACAACAGAAGGCAATGACTTCTCTAATCTCCGGATCAAACggggtcgcgacccacaggttgagaaaccacCGATTTAGCTCCTATTAATTTGTGGGCGTGTCTGCGGGGATTCTCTTGATTGTTAACTGACTCAGGAGGGCCCGGTTCACTGTGGGTAGCGTCATCTCCTGATCAGATCCTGTGCTGTATAGGAAAGCTAGCATGCTGGATAGTGATATAACTTTATTGCTCCTTAACTCGGCACGGAGAGCCACCCCACTTTAGCTAGACTCCTCAGGGGCTATACTATATCCGTTCTTCTGCAACTACACCACAGGCCAGCGGTCTCTGTCACCCCTCCAGTCTGTCTCCAGTTCTTTCCAAACGCAGGCTCCTGGAGGAGGAGGCGGAAGAAAGAAGGCcgcctccttctcttcccctccacccccacctcccacctcccacccacagcCTCCGCGGCTGCGCAGCCGCTGTCCTTGCAGCTCCAGCTCTGCAGTGCCTGGCAGGGTCTGGTTCGGGAGGGTGAGTCTTAAAAGGGACCCCGGCATTTGGGAAGGGGCCGGGAGATTGGGTTGGGGGCGTGGGCAGTGATGGGGAGGCGCATTCTTGTGTGACTGTGTGCATGAGTGTCCATGCGTGGATCTGGGGTGGGCGGGTTCGCAGCACAGCTGCTCTTAGGTCTGGGGTCTGGGAAGAGAGGGTCCCCAAAACCACGTGGGAGGAGACGGCTGGAAAGGAGAGGGCGTCTAACCAGGTTGGGTCCGTTTATCTGCTAAACCTGATCCGTTTACCCGGTGCCTGTACATCGCACAGGAATTTCAGCCACCAGGGAGAAGGGACCCTGCAGGGAGATTGCACTCAGGCGTCTGTGTTCGCTCGTAggtgtgtgcacgtgtacatCGTCTCCCGGAGGGGAGGAGGGTCCCCAGTCTCTGTAGTTGGGCTTGCTGCCCCTGGGAATCTGGCCGCGTGTGTACCTGTGCGTGTGAGCGTTGTGTCTGTCCTGGGCTCGGTGTGGTGTCTAGGAGCATAGGTTGTGAAGTCCCACAGGTGCGGGGTGTAAGGGGCAGCCCCAACTCCCCTGAGCTCTGAGGCTGTGATGGAGACCCTTGCCCATCTGTGCAATGGAGCCGTAACTGTTAACTACTCAGCAGGGCCTGAAAATCAGAACGTCATCCCAGGAAACAGCGCCtctgttactgttgttgttgttgttattattattattactattactattgctattattatttttaccattattaccattattattactactattatgaCGATTTCCCTTGCTCTTACTGCCTCTCATCCTTTCGTCTCAGCGGGTGATAACGTTTTCCAATTCATCAAGACCCCAGGAACTGTGAGATGTAAATCCCCTGGGTCCTGtctcttcttctccccttccaTCCCTGCCCCCAGGTTTCTCCCTGTGTCACTGactcctgcctgcctcttcttcctccctccctccctccctccctccctccctccctcccttcctcctccctccctccctcccttcctcctccctcccttccttccttccttccttttcttttaatcacGTTTATTTGTGTGGGAGCATTCAGAGGACAaattgtgggaattggttctcctGGGAATTAAACTCCTGTGGTCAGGCCTTGGCAACAAGTACctctaacccactgagccatattatCACCCTCTCCTGTGTTTTCTTCGCTAGCTCCCTGCTTCTCGGCCTAACCCCATGATTAATCATGCTTCATATTGAAAGTAAAGCAATAAACAAAATCTAATTCTTAGGATACTCTAACACTCTTCCCCATCAATGTTCATGTAGCAGTgctgcgtacacacacacacacacacacacacacacacacacacggcacatttttgtatctcaggctggtctcaaaattcACTGTTCACCCTGACCTGATCCCCATGCCTCTCTCTACCTctaggtgctggggttaaaaagGAGCATCCTGGTAGCTGGTTTATGCAGGGCTGGAGACTGAGTGCTAAGCAAATTGTCTACCGCCCAGCTACATTCCCTAGCTCTGTTGTTCATCCATGCTGGAAGTCTTGTCTTTTCAGAACCCCCCTATAACATACACCCCAACCCTTACTGATGTTGTAAACTGGCAGTTCAAGGGTCTACCCTAGGTCAGATATTGCTATTTTGGCTCATGGggtgtttcttttttaagcatTTGAAATCATGGGCATTTTAAATTgtagagcctgtctcaaaaagaaataaataaaaaccagaagaaagGAGACCAAGAGAGGGATAATATTAGGTGACGATGAAGGGGGAATGTAGGAAAAAGGACATGAGTTAGGAAGATGGTATAAAActacctttttttccctttctagttttaacttttttcataggtttttaaaaatgtttttattttatccatgATGGATAAGTGAATTCAACTTTCCAGGTATTGAAGTACTGAGAGGCATAACATAAGTAACTATCCAACTAGCTAACTAAGGTAAGTGTTACTAAGTAAGTGCAAAGCCCTCACTTAAATGAAGCGAGCTGCTTCGGGCAACCACTTTCTGTACAAAACGTCACTCGCTGTATAGAGTTGGGGGCTGGGCATGTGTTTGAGTGGAGTCCTTAAACCAGCTGtatgatgtttttctttgtgagtTAATTAGAATATGTAtgctgattttatttaaatattttaaaagtgcaAAAGatgtcatctgaaaaaaaaaaaactttttcagtCTCCTAAGAAATCGACGGTGACAGCCATGTGTCCCAGGTCTTTGCCGGGCTGAAGGGGCAAGGCAGCTCCTCCCGAAAAGACACTTGATGGATCGTTTGCTGCGACGCTCCTCGATGCTCAAGCTCCCTATTGTTTCTTCCAGGCTGCGCTGTGgctgtttgtttctattttctttgtgaTGCAGAAGCACTGTTTGGGATTTGCATTCTGTTTTTCAGCTGCAGAAGTGAGAGCCTTCGAGAGGCTCCTgcttgatttattttattcttgtgcTGTGCTTTCCGACGAGCTCTGGAGGTGTTTGCTGTGTGATTCCTGGCGCCAGCATTTCCACCCGCCGCACAATCGTGTctgctgctccccccccccccccaggatttCAGCAGCCATACCGAGGGGGACATCCAGTTCATCCATGGGCTCTCAGGACTCCGCAGGAGCCTGGCCCAAATTCTGTTGGGAACTATTTGGGAAATTTCATATCCAGTTAAACACCCATGGGTGGCAAGTATTTGTGGAGATGTGAGGTTTAAATTAAAGTTAGCCTTGAAGGAAGGGCGGCACTCCAAGCCGACTGACGCCAGGAGAAGGCACGTACCCCTTCAACTCCGTTCAGCAGGTGTTCTGTCCCTGCAGAAATTTCAAAATGCCTCTGTGAGGTGGCTGCTGTGGTCACCAGCGTCTTTCAGGGACGAGCAAGCTCAGAGAGGTTGTGTGTCCCAGGGCACGGCAGAGAGTGCCGCGGACACATTTCAAGAGCACGCAGTTAGCTCCATGTTTGCTTTACATGCTACTGATAATGCTTGAAAAGTGTCTGCACCCGGAGAAGCCTCTCCGCCGACGACGCGGCAATCCCGACAGCAATCCCGAATTAGAAAAACCCCGTTTAACGAGCAAAGCATTCCCGGGTGATTCTCCAGCaacccccagagaggagacagggacgaGAGACCGAAAATCCATTGTCTCTTTTCTGGAGTGTAGTTTAAATACCCCGTGGGAGTGGTCTTGCGCATCCctaggggaggagctgtgtttggtgggacTTCCTGCTCAGAGAGGTGGGGTTTCCATCAGAACAATGCTCAGCAGCCTGAAAATTACAGCCATTCTCACCCCATGGGGCTGGCAGTTTTTAAAACTGTGGGTGCTTGGGATTCTAACTGCAGCcttcatatatttaattataaatatttaacatatatatttgtgtgtatacatatgcatatacatgtgtaggTACATACAGTTTACGTGCATGTTAAGTACATATTTCAAGTTAATCCACACCTAtctccattgtataaatgaagGGTCGTTTATTTACTCCTCTTCTTATTGGTAGATATCTAAATTGTAACGCTTTGCTTGATCTTTCTGAGACAACTGGTTGTCTAAGCTGACCTCAAGTCTGAGACCCTATCTTGGCCTGCAGAATGCTGACCTTGCAGGTGCTCTTGACCACACCCAGTGGTTGTCAatatttgtttttgagtcagggtctcatgtagcccaggctgttgtATCAAACTCACCACCACGTAGACAAACTTCTCTTCCTCCTACATCCActtttcgagtgctgggattggatgTCTGTGTCACCACAGTTTGTGCCCAGTTTGTGCAGTACCGATCCCATCACTTTGtgagtgctaggcaagtactctacctacTGGGCTACACACTCAGCCTCAGCTGTAATACTTTTAACATATCTGCATTGTTTAAaaatttacgtgtgtgtgtgtgtgtgtgtgtgtgcgcgccgtGCATGCAAGTCCtctcagaggtcaggagaggatgtcaggtcccctggaactggtgttatagaatattgtgagctgtctggtgtgtgtgctgggaactgaacctgggtctctgcAAGACCAGTGCttgtgactgctgagccatctctccaattccAGTTacacataaatgtacacataGTAGCTCCAACTATATACAAAGAGCTTTGTGTTGTTcttctgtatctctgtgtggtGTATGCAAGCGTGTGCTAGCAGAAGCCCATGTCGGcacacacagaggccaaaggatGTTTTCCTCAATTCTTCTTTGCCTTATttacttttgaggcagggtcttttgcCGAGCCTGGTGGATGCTCACTGTtttggctacactggctggccagcaagccccaggaattttgtctctgtccctcttccagtgaaggggttacagatgtgtgctgcctgggatttttttttctttttcttctttttattaatgtGAGTGCTTGGGATTTGGCCTCAAGTCCTTAGGCTTCTGCAGCGTgatctacccactgagctatgtaCCAGGCCCCTGAACAGCTTTGTGTTTTGAATATAGACAGAGGAGTGgcggcttccacacacatgtggataCAGGATAGTTTCCCTCCATCATGCGTAGGTGCCGAGGATGGGAACATCACTTGTGGGGGTATGCATATGTTTAGCCTTAGCAGATGGTGCAGTGGGGTTTTACTAAGTGGTTGTTGGCTAACAGCACTCCCACCAGCACCTGTGAGCCAGCTTGCTTTTAAACTCGACCTCTGAGAATTCCCCAGGGAGATTTGATTTCAGAGTGGGAGAGGGAGTGCCAGTGTCTCTGTTCATTTTTAGGGTCTTACAGTTATTGAGGATTACTATGAAAATGAGCACAGAGAAAGTAAGCAAATACCGGACCATGTTCTGACTAGAGCTGTCCCATCGGCCCCTGAAGCTGCTCCCCACTTCCTAACCAAGGGGCACCCCAATAAGACAGAGGCCAAGGACACCGCTGCTGAGCATGGCATCTCCCGCCTGTAACCTCAGTGTCCAGGAGGCAGCagcaagagggtcaggagtttgaggccagcctgggatatgtcGTGAATTCAAGACTACCCTGAGCTAATTGGCGGTGTCTAAAAACCAAACATGGGCTGGTGAGACGGCTTGGGGAGTAAACGTACATGCCACACAAGCTGGCGacttgagttccattcctggatcccatggtgaaaggaaagaagacacacacacacacacacacacacacacacacacacacacacaaataaaataaaaatttaaaaaccagccaacaaagcaaacaacagatACATTGGCACCAAGCTGAGGTATTCTCTTTGATTTGTGTTGAGAGCAAGTGTTTcgttttttagtttttccttcCAGGAATTCCTGGATGGTCTAAAATCTTTGCCAGTACCCCTTTGGATGTTAGACTaagtacaataaatatttttgttccaCAGCATCTCTGGTGGTTAATCTTGTCAGCTAAATTACCATCTATGATGgcaatttagaatcaccatggaaaccccGTGGGCATGTCTAAAAGGATGTTTCCAAATAGACTTAACTAATTAGGAAAAACCTACCCTGAATATAGGCACCTGCAGTCCATGGAGTGGGGTAggggactgaataaaaaggggaaagggaGCTGAACACTGGCCTccatcattctctgcttcctgactggtcGTGCAATATCACCAGCTGCCTCATTCTCCTGCAGTGGTGCCCCCTCCCATGGTCGGtcatgagccaaagtaaacccttCATTTTTAGCCGCTGAACCATCGCTCCAGTACCCGGCTATCGTTCTAACAATCGGCACCGTGCCTAGCACCATCCATAGATGACAATGAGTCTGTCAGTCCTTAGGTTTTGAATCCTGTGCCTGAGGAACAGCCCTGGACACTGAAACGGAGAAGTCGAAGGCTGCCTCGGAAGCCCCGCCTCCTCCTGAGGAGATGCAGAACCTCAGGACTGAGCAGGCACAGGGTCTTCTACCTCGCGACAACAAGGTCTGGGAGAAGCCATGCCAGCCCACCTTCCCCAAGGACTGGGAGGCTGTGGATGTCGGGGCCTCGAGCTGCGACAGCGATGAGAAAGGTGAGGGGTCCTGTGGGAGGTGGGCAAGGGAGATGCCCTGGACAGAAAGTAGGGAGAAGCTGAATACCCGTTCTGTCACTCACTGAGGCAACAGACGCAACTTGTGGAATGTTGAACTGGACAGCTTTTGCTGCATAATAAGTCACCCCATCATTTAGTTGCTTAATGCAACAAGCATGTATGGGTTCATAATTCTGTAAGAAAGCCATTTGATGTACCCTTGGGGGACATTTCTCTTGCTACCTGTTTCTGCCTGTGAGGTCATAGGGAGCCGGCCGACTCACACACTGGATGGATTGACAAACTCGACTGTGTTGAGCCTTGTGTCTCCAAGAGGTTTATTCTCATGAGTCCTTGGAGGGTGGTGAAGAACAGGGAATGCTGGGATGTCTAAGcacttaaagttttaaaaagtgtgtgtgtgtgtgtgtgtgtgtgtgtgtgtgtgtgtgtgtgcacatgcacatctgtgtgtttatgtatgtttgtatatgtgtgtttatacatatacatatatgtgtgtttgtatgtatatatgtatgtttgtatgtatgtatgtatctgtgtggttTATTTGTGCTAGGTCATTAGTAGACAAGGGCTGGGATGCCATGGAGAAAGCAAGAGGAGCCTCGTTGAAGTGTCCTGTTTGCTCACTtgcccctcttctctcctgtttCTTTGCCTTGACAGATGTGTCTTCTCAAGACACTGGGCTGTCTCAGGAATGGAGTTCAGTAGAGGAAGATGATGAGTCAGAGGACTCCCAGGTATGTGGAGGAATTATTTCCTTTAGCACAAATGTTACTCTGAAGATCTCAGTGACTTGTCACAGTTCCTTCCTCAGCCTGGGATGACTTCACTACACACAAGTTCCAAGTGCTCTCTCATGGGAGATATGGCACATTCCAGTGGAGGGTCCCCATGTGACATATGCATATCTCTATGCATACAAACATCCATAGCTCTGCACTTATAGTCAGTAATATACACCCACCCTCCACCTATCCACCCACcctccacctatccatccatccacctatccccACCAATTAATTCACGCCACTTATCTATTAATCCACCTATTCATCAATCCATTCATtcaccccatccatccatccatccatccatccatctacccattcatctatccatccacccaccatctAACCTGGGAAGAAAAAAGTGAGTAGGAGTATTAAGATAACCAACAGGCatctgaggttggagagatggctcagtggttaacactgctttctactcttccagaggaccaaagttctgttcccagcacccatgccaaaCAGCTCAGTTTGtaagtccagttctaggggactcaatgctctcttctggtctccg
Protein-coding regions in this window:
- the Smim17 gene encoding small integral membrane protein 17, with the translated sequence MQNLRTEQAQGLLPRDNKVWEKPCQPTFPKDWEAVDVGASSCDSDEKDVSSQDTGLSQEWSSVEEDDESEDSQGFMEWSKAPQQTTIVLVVCVLFLFLVLTGMPMMLHI